A genomic region of Homo sapiens chromosome 4, GRCh38.p14 Primary Assembly contains the following coding sequences:
- the LOC128125818 gene encoding uncharacterized LOC128125818, with protein sequence MEYVLFVLYFSFFLCLCALVCLYFSGCQEMTYKHEEACCGDIFWI encoded by the exons ATGGAATATGTCCTCTTTGTGCTgtacttctctttcttcctgtgtCTCTGTGCCCTGGTGTGCCTGTACTTCTCTGGCTGCCAGGAGATGACCTATAAGCATGAAG AAGCATGTTGTGGAGACATTTTTTGGATTTGA